A stretch of Ciconia boyciana chromosome 18, ASM3463844v1, whole genome shotgun sequence DNA encodes these proteins:
- the ENDOG gene encoding endonuclease G, mitochondrial, producing the protein MLRGRWLLPGASLALGAGLGAALTARRRAEGDAAEGLLGRLPVVPAVAAAGPPALPGSGRAELTKYGLPGLAQLRSRESYVLCYDPRSRSALWVIEQLNRETLSGTSDRAGCDFQEDDSVHEYHRATNADYRGSGFDRGHLAAAANHKWSQKAMRDTFYLSNIAPQDPHLNQNAWNNLEKYSRSLARNNKNVYVCTGPLYLPRMEADGKMYVKYQVIGKNNVAVPTHFFKVLILEKESGEIELRSYVMPNSPVDEKIPLERFLVPIESIERASGLLFVPNILKRTSNLKAITAGNKR; encoded by the exons ATGCTGCGGGGCCGGTGGCTGCTGCCCGGCGCCTCGCTGGCCCtgggcgcggggctgggggcggccctcaccgcccgccgccgggccgaGGGCGATGCGGCCGAGGGGCTGCTGGGCCGCCTGCCCGTGGTGCCCGCCGTGGCGGCGGCCGGTccgccggcgctgccgggcTCGGGGCGGGCCGAGCTGACCAAGTACGGGCTGCCCGGGCTGGCGCAGCTGCGGAGCCGCGAGTCCTACGTGCTGTGCTACGACCCGCGGAGCCGCAGCGCGCTCTGGGTCATCGAGCAGCTCAACCGGGAGACGCTCAGCGGCACCTCCGACCGCGCCGGCTGCGACTTCCAGGAGGACGACTCGGTGCACGAGTACCACCGCGCCACCAACGCCGACTACCGCGGCAGCGGCTTCGACCGCGGGCACCTGGCCGCCGCCGCCAACCACAAGTGGAGCCAGAAAGCCATGCGGGACACCTTCTACCTCAGCAACATCGCCCCGCAG GATCCTCATTTAAACCAGAATGCCTGGAATAACCTTGAGAAGTACAGCAGAAGCTTGGCAAGGAACAACAAGAATGTCTATGTCTGCACAGGACCCCTTTACCTGCCCAG GATGGAGGCTGACGGGAAGATGTACGTCAAGTACCAGGTCATTGGGAAGAACAATGTGGCCGTCCCCACCCATTTCTTCAAGGTGCTCATCTTGGAAAAGGAGAGTGGGGAGATTGAGTTGCGCTCATATGTGATGCCCAACAGCCCTGTGGATGAGAAAATCCCCCTGGAACGGTTCCTGGTTCCCATTGAGAGCATTGAGCGAGCCTCGGGGCTCCTGTTTGTCCCAAACATCTTGAAGAGAACAAGTAACTTGAAAGCCATCACAGCTGGAAACAAGCGCTGA